AAATTCAAACCCGATTACGGCGAAGCCTTCCACCTCCTTGGCAAATGGAACTTCGACATCTATAACCTCAGCTCCATCGAGAAAGCCGCCGCCAAAGTGCTTTTCGGCGGCATGCCCGCCGCATCGCTGGATGAGGCGATCGCCAATTACGAAAAATGCCGGCAGCTCACACCTTCTTTTATCCTCAATTATTTAGACCTCGCCCTGGCACTGCGGCAGAACAACGAGGAAACCCAGTCGATGGAAATCCTCAACAAAGCCATCCGCCTGCGGCCCATTTACCAGGACGATCCCGGTTACAAAGCCGAAGTTAAAAAGCTCCTGGATGCCATGCAGTAAGCCCTAGGCCAGCTGCTTTCCTTTCCACCTGCCGCTTTTCAGATACCACCAGGCCAGCGAGCCCATGGCGGTCCAGTACACGAACTCCGCGCCCCAGGCCCAGTGGAGGGCGCTGCGCATCTTTTCTATCACCACGAAGCAATACACCAGATACACGCCCACGGCGGCTATTTCGATGCCGAGGTTCACCCGCGTGTTGCCGGTTCCCGTTACCCCGTTGAACACGACGGCGGTAACGGCCGTCAGGAGCATCACCAGCGTGCAAACGTGCATGGAGGGGATGGCGTCCGCCATCAGGGTGACATCGGTCGTATAGATACGAAGCCAGAGATACGGGAAGATATTGATCAGCACGCAGAGGGCGGTGGAACAGATGACGGACAGCATCGCAATCTTGCGCACCATCGGCATCACTTCGCGCTCGCGGCCCTGGCCGATGAGGTTGCTGACCATGGTGTTGCAGGCCGATCCCAGCGCCCAGGTGAAGATGCCGAACAGCCCGAATATGCTGCGCATCATGTTGGAAATGGCGAGGGGCCGCTGCCCGAGGTGCTCGATAAAAATGAAGAATATCAGCCAGCTCCCGATGCTGAACAAGTATTGCACCACCAAAGGAGCAGATATAATGAGAATGCTGCGGCATCCTTTCCAGTCGGGTTTTAACCGTCCGAAAAGCTGGTATTTGATATTGAATTTGCCGATCAGCAACAATCCCCATGCCGATGCGAAGCCCGCGATCTCCGCCAGGATAGATGCCCAGGCGGCGCCGTTCAACCCCAGGGCGGGCATGCCCAGCTTGCCGAAGATCAGTCCGTAGTCGAACACGATATTGGTCACTTCCTGGAAGAGGGATATAGTGATCAGCAGCCGCGTGTTGCCCGTTCCAATATATAACGACGTACAAAGCCGCATGAGCATGAGGAAGGGGAGCCCCCAGATCCGGATGCGCGTGAACTCCGACGCTGCTTCCACAATGTGCGGGTCGTGAAGGCTGGCCCGGAAGAACGCCGGCGCGAAGGCCTGGGTGATCAGAATCCCTAAAAACGACATGCCCATCGACAACACCAGCCCGTTGCTGAAGATCGGCCCCATGGCGCCAAGATTCTGTTCCCCCGTGCGCCGGGCAAACATCACCTGCATCCCGTTGGTAAGCCCGTAAGAGATCATATAAATCACGAGGGTGTAAATACCCGCGATCCCGTTCACCGCAATGGGGAATTCTCCCAGATGCCCGAGAAAAGCGGCATTGGTAAGGTGATTGATCTGCGGGAGGATCAGGGAAAGACAAATGGGGCCGGCGATCTTGATGATCTGCCTGTTCGTAACTTCTACTTGCATAAAAAACCGTAAAAACCCGGCAAAAATAACGGTTTGGCATGCGGTGCCAAGGAATTAATGACGAAAACGATTCCTCCGGGGCCTCTGCGGGTCATCTTGCCAGGCTGAACCTCCGTGGTTCTCAACATTTTTGACTATTATTGTGCGGAATAACTGACAGACAATGCCCGTGGCATATACCATACAACCCACCTACGCGATAGACGACGCGACGTTGCTGGAAACAGACCTCACCACCTGCACCCTGTTGGTGATGATCGGTTCCGGCACATTCAGCTATGCCGTGCTCGCGCCCCTGCAGCGCAAGTTCCTGGCCCTGAAGAGCTACAGCTACCAGCCCAGGACCGTTGCCATGGCTGATCTCGAAATGATCGAACAGATCTTCGATGCCGACAGGCTGCTGTTCACCGCCTTCAAAAAAGTGCTGCTCGCTTTCTCCTCGGCGGATAATACCCTCGTGCCGCGCGAGTTTTACCAGCAACAACTCCGGAAAGATTACCTGCAGGCCGCCTTGCCCCACAAATCGCAGGATGCCGTATTGACGGATGAGATCGCTGAACTGGGGCTGGTGAACGTGTTTTCGGTAGATAAGGATATGCTGGGGTTCCTGCGCAAGGAATTTTCCACCGACGACGTCGCCCATGCCCATACCGCGTTGCTGAAAGGCTACCGCCAGGACGCGGATCATACCGCATCCGAAGGCATCGCTTATGCGGAAGTGCAGGCGCAACATTTTACCTTGACCATCTACGCCGGCGGAAAGCTGCTCATGCAGCACCAGTACGCCCACCGGGGAGGGCTCGATATCGTATATTATATCGTCAACAGCCTCCGCCAGCTGGGCCTCAGCGAACTGCAGGCCCGCATCAAACTGGGCGGCGCGCTCACAAAGGATTCGCAAGTGTTTCAGGAACTGAGCAGGTTTTTGCCCAGGATAGAATGGGTACACCGGCCCGACGGTTTCCTCTACATCCCAAAGATGATCGACATGCCGTCGCATCAATTCTTTAATCTTTACGCCCTGGCGTTATGCGTATAATCGGTGGCGAACTGGGCGGGCGCCGCATCCACCCGCCTGCGAACATGCCGCATACCCGGCCTACGACAGACATCGCCAAGGGCGGGCTTTTCAACATCATCGAAAATAATCTCGACATCACTTCCCTGCGCTGCCTCGAACTGTTCGGCGGCACCGGCAGCATCACGTTCGAACTGGCCTCCCGCGGGGCAACGAGCCTGACGGTGGTAGAGAAAGATAATACCATGGCGGGTTTTATCGCCAAAGCAGCCGAAGGGCTGGGCGTAAGTCCGCAAATCATAAAGATGGACGCATTCCGTTACCTGCAACAACCCGGAATTCCGTTCGATTTCATCTTTGCCGATCCGCCCTACGAACTGGGCAATATGGAAGAACTGCCGAAGCTCGTTTTCAGCCAGGGCTGGCTGAAGGAAGAAGGATGGTTTGTACTGGAGCATACGCGGAGAAACGATTTCCGTCATTTCCCCTATTTCCGCGCGGAGCGGCATTACGGCACCACGATTTTTACCATTTTCATCAACCGGGAGGAGCTGAAAACCCCTGCCGGCGTATAACGCAAACCACATGCAAAGAATCGCTCTATTCCCGGGTACCTTCGATCCTGTAACATTGGGACACACCGATATCATCGACCGCGCATTACCGCTTTTCGATAAACTTGTCATCGGCATCGGCGTCAATTCCGGGAAAGTACCGATGTTTTCAGTGGAACAACGTGTGGAGTGGCTGCGCGAAATCTATAAAGACCAGCCTACGGTGGAAGTTACGTCGTATGAAGGACTGACAGTCAATTTCTGCAAACAGATCGGCGCGAAATTTATCCTGCGCGGTATCCGTTACGTGGCGGATTTCGAGTACGAGAAGGCTATCGCCGACATCAACCGGAAAATGGAGCATGAAGTGGAAACCATTTTCCTGACCTGCTCCCCGGAATTTTCCACCATCGCCAGCACGCTCGTACGCGACGTGATCCGCAACGGTGGCGACGCTGCGCAGTTCCTGCCGGACGCCGTGTCTTCTTCTTTGCAATATTCCAAACTTTCGTAATAAAACTTTGGCTATGAAACCCATCTGGTTCTCGCTGGATATTTCCCTGGATCAATTGAACGAAAACGGCCGCAAAACGATGGGCGAGTGGGTAGGTATGGAGTTTACCGAGATCGGGCCCGATTACCTGCGCGCCATGATGCCGGTCGATCATCGGACGATACAGCCCTATGGCCTCCTGCACGGCGGTGCTTCGGCGGCATTGGCTGAAACCGTTGGCAGCGTGGCATCCGCGCTCATCATCGATCCCGAAAAGCAGATCTGCGTGGGTCAGGAAATCAATGCCAATCACCTCCGCGGCGTCCGGGAAGGATATGTGCACGCCATCGCGAAACCCCTGCATATCGGTTCGGGCTCGCATGTATGGGATATCCGCATCACCGACGACCAGCATAAACTGGTTTGCGTAAGCCGCCTCACGGTGGCCGTGCTGGCTAAAAGAGAGAAGAAGGCCGAGTAGCTTATTTTTCCGCCAGCAGGTACTGCATTCTCGCGATCACATCGTGCTGCACGACGCGAAAACCCGCGCCAGTGAGCATTTCTTTCACAAAATCCGCTCCCATCCTCAGTTTCCGGTAACTGCTCACTTTCTGTATCCATTCACCGTTGGATTTCTCCAGCAACTGGTCGTACACCCGCACATATCCCGGCGCATATTCCAGGAAGCAGGTGTGGATGCGGTCATCGTCTGCCCTGATCGGTATAAAGCGCTGCTCGCCAAACAATTCTTCCGTAAGATCGCGGAACGACAAGGCCAGCCTGCCCCCGGCGGGTAACAGGTCAAACCATTGCCCGATAAGGGTTTGGACGGTTTCTATATTTTCCAGGTGCGTAAGGGTATCGCCCATGCAGGTGATCAGTTCGGCCTCCGTAGCGTATTGCGGTACGTCTTTCAGGTTGGCGAGCACGGTGCGGATGGGCAAACCTTTGGCCCGGGCGTTCAGGTCGGAAAGCAGGTGCTGGTTAAAGTCCACCGCAAACACCGTGAACCCCAGTTTCGCCAGGGACACGGATTGCAGGCCGTGCCCGGCCCCCAGGTCGATGGCGGTCTTGTTGCCGCGTGGGAGCACCCCGCGGGAAGCAAACCATTCCTGTTGCTCCTGCTGCTTCGTTTCGAAATTGCCCGACATCCAGGCGTAGAAGGCCGCGAGGTGGTTTTCGTAATGGGATTGGACGCTCATAAGTTATGCATGTGCGGCGTAGCCGGCTTTGGTGAGCACGTCCACGATGTTTTGATAGGAATACGGCATGTATTTGGCGATGTGCTCGGGTTTGATCCATTGGATGTCCATAATATCTTCCTCGATCTGGGGAATGGTAAGCTCGGTGCCGAAGAAGTGCATGCGGTACCAGTAGCTGTGTTTGAGTATAT
Above is a genomic segment from Chitinophaga pollutisoli containing:
- a CDS encoding MATE family efflux transporter; protein product: MQVEVTNRQIIKIAGPICLSLILPQINHLTNAAFLGHLGEFPIAVNGIAGIYTLVIYMISYGLTNGMQVMFARRTGEQNLGAMGPIFSNGLVLSMGMSFLGILITQAFAPAFFRASLHDPHIVEAASEFTRIRIWGLPFLMLMRLCTSLYIGTGNTRLLITISLFQEVTNIVFDYGLIFGKLGMPALGLNGAAWASILAEIAGFASAWGLLLIGKFNIKYQLFGRLKPDWKGCRSILIISAPLVVQYLFSIGSWLIFFIFIEHLGQRPLAISNMMRSIFGLFGIFTWALGSACNTMVSNLIGQGREREVMPMVRKIAMLSVICSTALCVLINIFPYLWLRIYTTDVTLMADAIPSMHVCTLVMLLTAVTAVVFNGVTGTGNTRVNLGIEIAAVGVYLVYCFVVIEKMRSALHWAWGAEFVYWTAMGSLAWWYLKSGRWKGKQLA
- a CDS encoding DUF3822 family protein, whose translation is MPVAYTIQPTYAIDDATLLETDLTTCTLLVMIGSGTFSYAVLAPLQRKFLALKSYSYQPRTVAMADLEMIEQIFDADRLLFTAFKKVLLAFSSADNTLVPREFYQQQLRKDYLQAALPHKSQDAVLTDEIAELGLVNVFSVDKDMLGFLRKEFSTDDVAHAHTALLKGYRQDADHTASEGIAYAEVQAQHFTLTIYAGGKLLMQHQYAHRGGLDIVYYIVNSLRQLGLSELQARIKLGGALTKDSQVFQELSRFLPRIEWVHRPDGFLYIPKMIDMPSHQFFNLYALALCV
- a CDS encoding RsmD family RNA methyltransferase; the encoded protein is MRIIGGELGGRRIHPPANMPHTRPTTDIAKGGLFNIIENNLDITSLRCLELFGGTGSITFELASRGATSLTVVEKDNTMAGFIAKAAEGLGVSPQIIKMDAFRYLQQPGIPFDFIFADPPYELGNMEELPKLVFSQGWLKEEGWFVLEHTRRNDFRHFPYFRAERHYGTTIFTIFINREELKTPAGV
- the coaD gene encoding pantetheine-phosphate adenylyltransferase encodes the protein MQRIALFPGTFDPVTLGHTDIIDRALPLFDKLVIGIGVNSGKVPMFSVEQRVEWLREIYKDQPTVEVTSYEGLTVNFCKQIGAKFILRGIRYVADFEYEKAIADINRKMEHEVETIFLTCSPEFSTIASTLVRDVIRNGGDAAQFLPDAVSSSLQYSKLS
- a CDS encoding hotdog fold thioesterase yields the protein MKPIWFSLDISLDQLNENGRKTMGEWVGMEFTEIGPDYLRAMMPVDHRTIQPYGLLHGGASAALAETVGSVASALIIDPEKQICVGQEINANHLRGVREGYVHAIAKPLHIGSGSHVWDIRITDDQHKLVCVSRLTVAVLAKREKKAE
- a CDS encoding methyltransferase domain-containing protein, with the protein product MSVQSHYENHLAAFYAWMSGNFETKQQEQQEWFASRGVLPRGNKTAIDLGAGHGLQSVSLAKLGFTVFAVDFNQHLLSDLNARAKGLPIRTVLANLKDVPQYATEAELITCMGDTLTHLENIETVQTLIGQWFDLLPAGGRLALSFRDLTEELFGEQRFIPIRADDDRIHTCFLEYAPGYVRVYDQLLEKSNGEWIQKVSSYRKLRMGADFVKEMLTGAGFRVVQHDVIARMQYLLAEK